TCAGCGGATATCGGAACGGCCCACTGggagtcttctttttttttttttcttctcaaaactGAATATAGTTCATCTATCACGTTTCTCTTGATTTAGCTTCCCCCTCTACCTCCAACATCACACGCCTGTAAAGCGTTGCAGCCGCTTTGTTCACGGTGCACGTTGAGATTAACAGCCAGCGGGACAATCCTTTGGCCCGAGGGTTTATTCTATGTCCTGTTTAATACTCCAGTACTAAAACATTGACTCTCACTTTGTTGGACTCTACACTACACTGCGAGTAGTTCTGGGCTGATATATGCGACTCATCAGCACACCGGCTCAGTTCTCCATTGGTTCCCATCACATCACAAATTCATTTCTCTGAAATGGACAATACATCTCCTGAACCTTGTACTTTCCTGGTCTATTTAGTGCTTGTCAGGCTCAAAATTATGAGTCCGTCATTTGCttaatattttacattttcctATCTCCTCAGCATCTTGTGTTGATCCATATTTCTTATCACTAACACGCCCTTGCTAAGCTCCTCTCTTTCATTTTATCATGCTTTCAAACTACCAagcaatgttttgtttttctttctccccACACATACGATTTTTTATTACAATTACTCTTTAAACACTGTCCCACTGCATGTTTCTACATTTCCATACAGTGGAGTTGCTGGTCTGCTGAGAACTCACCTGTAGAAGAATTTTCCGGTGTGCCAGTCGGGTTGACAACTTAGATTACACtggaaacagagaaaaaaggtATACTCATGTCATACAGCAAACATCACTGCAGTAAGCtcattaagaaaagaaaagaaaaatgttaaaactgTCAATTTTGAGGGTCACATACACAACAATGAATGGCAGTAGCAAATTACATTACTTCTTTACAGTTACAATGTTGTGCTTTTTTTGGTTGGTGCTTTTCATGTGCAAATAAATAATGATTTTCAGGTGGCTAGTGAAATATACATCATACAAAGGCTTTTGCTTTGTTTGCATGGTAAAAGTTCAGAGGGACCAACTTGtgagggtgaaaaaaaaaaaagttcactgtgtAACTGATGCTCAAAGTATAGTTTGAAATTGTGAACTTATTTAACTTATGAGTTGAATTCTTTCACATTAACAATTTGACCGTTTTCACAGAACTTGTACCAgagtaaaaataacaaaaaaaaaaccatgacTTTTTCAACTCTACAAACAGCAGTACACAAAATGGAAGTTAAACAGTAGTTTGTGTTGCTAATATTCGCTTCACATTAGTTTGGCTTTGAGTTTTAACACAATTTACCCCCGAACTGAATTAAACATTAAATGGACGATACAAGTTGTGAACAATGAATGGATAACATTGTGCATATCGCATTAGAAATAAACCCATAATTGATAAGGCAACCAAGTAACCGTTATCCAACTATTTAGCCGATGGTGTTAGCTAGCCCGTTTCGAGTACATCGAGCCGTTGGGATATTCTTAATAACTAGAAGAAGCATTTTGAGGAGTCCAATGGAAACACTGTGTTATTAAGCTTATGTATGTAACTATCTGCCCTGTCCGTCACAGCATTTCCATTTTGAGCTAATTTAGCAAACATTAACTTCTGAATCGCGGTCCGAGTTGACCAAATACATAGCACGGTAACTTGCTACCGATAGCGGCTTGCTAacccaaacacaaacattttaagACTACAAGTGGCTGTTTTTCttcaataaacctttgaatttGATCAACGTTCGAACAAACACAGCCTTTCGTGCCATGCTGTTGACGTTAACTTGTTAAACGTGTCGGAACAACTCACTCCCGTAACTACATATGTGAGGCgttgctaacgttagctagccAGCGCCGTTGAGTAGTGTGCCGCTGAGTATGTGAGATGCAGGCGGAGGGGGAGCCCATTTCGTCCGATTTGTTATCAGCGAGTGGCGCTACAATGTGAAATATCTGACCCAGAAGCTGAACAAATGGTCATTTCTGCTGAGAAATTAAATTCTCCCTCGTGGTTGAATTCAGCCAGATGCACTTTGTAAGCCTACGAACAAATGGTGCAGAAAAATTACAATTATTTACCCCGAATAAACTCTTTTAGGAGTGCTGAGATAGTGTGCGTGCGTCGGTGGTGTTCCCTCTCTCCCGATCGCCATGAAATTAGACAAAAGAGGAAGTGGCTTGTTGATGAGGGGGTCAGACAGTCTGTAAAAAAAGCGTCCGTGTGCTGAAAGGAGCGCCCTCACCTTCCACGGCGGAGCGACGAAGACATGCAAGACAAGTCGACATATTCAACCACCAAAACTTTTTTTGAGCCCACAGTTCAAATCGTTTGAAAGTTAAGCATAACTATGTTACTATGGCCGGGGGGCGGGGGGGTGAAACAACAGGTCCCCAGCCTCGGACGTGTAAAACTAACAGACCATAACTTGTCCCACAACAGGGTCCAACAGAGGAGCAATTCGACAacaaaacatacttttatttttGTCCAGTTTCAAATTATTTCTTTTTACGTCGTCTTGCAAAATGTGAGCCACTGCAGGTGTAAATCTCTTTCCTGCATCTTCTCATGATATCTTAGGTCATTTTTACTTTTATACAAAATATTGCCACATTGGTCATTTAGCATTTTCCTAGGGTCAGCCGTAGTCATGTTTTGCACTTCCGCTGGGTATCTTCATTTATGTCATTTTGGGTGTTTCATGTCCTTTCCTGTGTTAATAGCCCCCCCCATTAGAAGTCTACTATTGTCCATTacagattaaaaaacaaaaacaaagggggggtggggtgggggatTAAGCAAAAAGCAGCCGTCTTCCCCTTCCCATGACATGTGTGCGTCACAGTTAACGTCAGAATGAATTCAAAACTTAATATTTATGCAAAAACTATATTCTAGTCAGCCACTAGGTGTCACAGTAACCTCATGCGGTGCTTTTATCCGACATTTGAACGGCAGCTCGAAGCAGGATGGATTACTTTACCAAAGGAAGGACAGGAcaatttttgacaaaaaaaataattctctATTAAATTTATTCATACATAAATTGTGCAACAGGAATATTTCCATCTGAAAACAAACGaacgaaacaaacaaacaaaaaaaatctctaaAAGGCCACCAAATCATCTGAATCACTACAGCCTTTTACATACACTCGAATGGCTGGACATGTGTACTCGCTCTGATCACTGTGCAGTACGTCACATTGTGCCCTGTGGAGTCCAGCTGCAGCACTGATTCAGTTATTCAGTCGACTATTCTAATGCATGTGCCACACCGTCCCGAAAATATCTGAATCAGTGCAAATGGAGACTGCAAAAGTGTCTGGCTGCGAAAAGACGACCAGAGCACCGACAAACTCTTAAGACTTAAGGCATGGTAAGTTAACAGTATCATCAGTATTACTGTTGGTAAGGTGTGTTGATGTCCAAACAGTTACAGACATTCCAAGAATAGAAAACATGGGATGGGGGGGACGACCCAAATCCATTCTGCTATTAAAATAAGAACTTCCCTTTGACAATATAGACTATAGCAACCTTTAAGCAGCTGAATCGTGTGCACATCTTTATATAATACAGTGGGGACCCCAAACCTGAAAGCACACCAACTTATGGGGATATTATGTTAGCATTGGGGACATACATTTCTGTCCCCATTGGTACAAAGTGATTATTGGGTGGGGGTTGAGACTTTGTTTAAAGGTTGTGGTTAAGTTTTATGGCAAGGGTTAGACTTTCAGCTGTGGTGGTTCGGGGCTAGGGAGTGCATTGTGTCCATGCAAAATTTCCCACAGGggtataattaaaaaaaaaaaaatctaaaaagaaaagTATGTGCGTATGTGGTCAAATAAATGTAGAGAATGTTGGAATGTATCCTGTCAAACAAACAGGAGAGCATTAAGATATGGATTCTTATGCCGTTTAGGCTACTTCGACAGAATTTTGACCAACACACAGCAACGTCAGGCCAACCGTCAGCAGCTCACATTTACTCTAGTCCAAATTTAGAGAGCAAAATCTAAAAGCAGTCTACTGCAGGATCTGATTGGGTGCTGCAGAAAAGCACCTTCAGCTCAGTTCACTTCTGGATTTTCGTGTGCGTCACGTAAACACTTTGAGCAAATAATAAGAACTTTCCTTTCACTCACAAACATAGCGTTCCGATAAGGATATGTAAGACTATCGAGATGCATACTGATGGCTAATGCTAATTAAGACAAAAGTCTGCACATGAAAACTTGCTTATTTGCTCATGCGCATTTCCCATTAGTGCTGAACAGGCAGGCACTAACATTTTTGTGAAGTTCTGAATAGTGAGCTAGCTCAAATGTTACAACCATAGCAATGCAATTTTGACATTAGCTTGTACTTGCTTGACTCTTAATAATGAACTCTGGATATTTGCCTCATGCGGACAACAAGTTCTCAAGGCCTCTGCCAGATGACAGCACAAAGCCTACAGGTGtgctttatatttttttatgaatgcaGTAGTCGCACTGGGAGCACCAAAGAGAGTCAGTTTTCTTCTATAAGGTTCAAGTCCAATTCTGTGCAGTCTCTCTCAAAAACAATCTTTGTCCCCACATCCattattgttctttttctttcatcttcttcctcttcaCTTTCACTGAGGGGTCCAATGCTGGCTCGTCCCAGAAATTCAGGGGAGAAGGATAAGCGCTGCTCTGCCTGAGAGGACACAGGAAATATGCAGCCACCTGTTCCACACAACAGGCTCTCACGATTACCAATCTATAGAGCAGAAAGAGCAACAGTCATGTGACAAATATATTATTCAAGGGAGGGGGAACACCAGCAGTAATGCAGATGGAGCAGAGATTATGCAATTACCAACACCGGGAAGTATACCAAAAAAATTAGAATTAATTGACTACGCTAGCTAGAAAGATACAAGATGAGGAAGTCCTTTCTTATTAACAGAATGTATAGAGATGGATTCCTGATACAGTAGAATCCTGCAAGAGTTTACCATGTAGGTCCGTGAGGTAATTAATAGTAACACTTAATTAATGATGGCATTAACTAAGGATTACTATAAATATAGTCTAAGCTGCAACAGGACAAAACTGACCAACCAGATTCCTGTACCACCCACTTTTGGCTCACCTGTGTCATCTTGCTGAAGTCCAGGCCTGGTCTGGGGCAGGGTAGAACATCTGGGTCGTGGCGCCTCTTCAAACGAGGTCTGCGCATGTCGCAAGGCTGCGAATGGCATCGCGGTAGTGCAGGGTGCAGGTCGCGCCTAGAAGAGGACGGTGTACTGCAGGCTGAAGTGGGAGATGCAGACAGAGCTGGGTGCTCTAGGCCAGAAAAGCCATATGTCAGGGCTGAAGCAGGGGAGGGCTGAGGGTGAAGGGATGCCACAGAGGCATTCTGAATGTGCACAGGGGAAAGGGAGAAACGGCGCTGGAGCACCGAGTGAGGGAGCAGGGGGGCAGGTGAAGAAGAGCATGAGGAAGGAGTAGCAAAGGAGGCAGAACAAGTTCCTTTCAGTGTGTCAGGCAGATCCCATGGGAAGCCCCAAGATAAAGGGGAGTCAGATGACAGTGCTAAACTAAAGAAGGTAGGGCTAGAAGAAGAGTgtatggaggaggaggtgaaggaAGAACTGGGACCACAAAGTGGCAAAGAACTGGCTCCAGAGCCCGAACTCGATGCCCCCCTACTATGGCAGCCACGTTTGACTGGAGTCCAAACCTTTGATGCACTGGGATGCCAAGTGGAGCGGCACCGAGACAGATCCTCTGGAACCGAGAGGGATCGGCAGTGGCGTTTTGGAGGTGGTGGGGGTGAACTTTGGAACGCTTTGTCTGTGAAGGCAGCCTCTGGTCTCTGGAGGTGTTCTCCTGAGCGCGAGGGAGGCCACACAGAATCTAGTTCACAGGAATTAGCCAAAACATGTGCTTTGGATGGTAGGTGCGCAGCTGAGCTGGTCTCTGGAAAtgcaaaaatgtaaacattAGAGAGAAGGCCACGTTAGTTGAAGCTGATGCTCTTCATCGATATGACTTGCCTTGTTTTGCTCTACAAGCACTCCATGAGATGGTAGGACTGGAGCCCACGGCAGGTAACGACTGTAACAAATGCAACAATTTGTttcggcaaaaaaaaaaacgataaaaCTCAAATCAGTTTGAAGCACACCTTTTAAGTTTATTATCCACTCACCACACTGGCATTGAATGAGAAAGCCTTGTGATAAGGTTCCTCCAAACTCTGCTTACGGAGCTGCTCTGTGATAAGTGTAACCATAATTACAGTCCAAGGAGACACATGGAGATGGGAGATTCACTGAGGGTAGTGAAAATCTTAGTAGTCAGAATCCTGGCGTGGTTTGTGGTGTCCCCTCCACACCTCAACCAGCCAGACTGACCAGCTTCCTCACTATACCGTCATCATTACCATCATAATCATCTTTATgccacctaaaaaaaaaaaaagaaaaaaagggacagaTGAGAATAGATTATAATGAGACAGACGGTAATTAAAAGAGACTGGTTAAACACGGTGCAAAGAGCACTTTAACTGCATCTTACATGTcaacagacagcccacagatcaAGGAACAGAATGCCTGAATACTGACCACATATTTCGAACCAACCTTTACCCGATAACCAAACTAGGATTTATGTGCTGCCTTAGTTACATATGAAAGGTAGAAGTTCATGTTCACAATGGCAGAGTGCACACATGGACGTAAGAAGACCCTGAACAAAGAGGCACTTCACATTCCATCATGTAAAGAGAGCACAGCAGTTTGAAAATAATGAAACTCGAAATATAATGACATGTCAAACAAAACCAGAATATCTACCAAATTAAAACTTGTAGGGTACAACAAAAGGCAGTCGGTTAAGTTGGGTCCAATAAAAGAGAGTTGTGAATAGTCAAGAGAAGGGAAGGGGGAGGGACAGACTAAAAGGGAAAGGATGGGGGAAGTGTGTGAAAAATGAATGGGACAGGGGCTGGAAGCATGCCATAGTATCTTtgcagggaggggggggggacaaAAGAAGAGTGACCAAGACGCATGGACTAAAATTCAAGGCAAAGCCAAAGCGATGCTGTGTTCCCAGAAAGCAGAAGGCCACAAGACAGTTTGCATGTTTCCAATTTAGGAGCACATTCTTGAGATATTTCTTTTGTATACAAATAGAAAGACGTAGCTATTAAGCCATGATAGTTACTGAAGTCACTACTTTCTGAAAAAGGATTAAGCTAGCCCAAGAAAGAAAATCCAATAAAAATCCCTGAAAATCTTCCGACAGCAAAAAGATGGACATCTCAAACTGAACCtaaaacagaaaatatataAACTCCGCTGCATTATAGTGTAACTTGGCCTTTTCGCCTCTGTGCTGGTGTTTCAAAGTGCAAAGGCTAAAGTACA
Above is a genomic segment from Odontesthes bonariensis isolate fOdoBon6 chromosome 13, fOdoBon6.hap1, whole genome shotgun sequence containing:
- the LOC142397281 gene encoding protein FAM53C-like, whose protein sequence is MVTLITEQLRKQSLEEPYHKAFSFNASVSLPAVGSSPTISWSACRAKQETSSAAHLPSKAHVLANSCELDSVWPPSRSGEHLQRPEAAFTDKAFQSSPPPPPKRHCRSLSVPEDLSRCRSTWHPSASKVWTPVKRGCHSRGASSSGSGASSLPLCGPSSSFTSSSIHSSSSPTFFSLALSSDSPLSWGFPWDLPDTLKGTCSASFATPSSCSSSPAPLLPHSVLQRRFSLSPVHIQNASVASLHPQPSPASALTYGFSGLEHPALSASPTSACSTPSSSRRDLHPALPRCHSQPCDMRRPRLKRRHDPDVLPCPRPGLDFSKMTQIGNRESLLCGTGGCIFPVSSQAEQRLSFSPEFLGRASIGPLSESEEEEDERKRTIMDVGTKIVFERDCTELDLNLIEEN